The following proteins come from a genomic window of Melospiza georgiana isolate bMelGeo1 chromosome 3, bMelGeo1.pri, whole genome shotgun sequence:
- the CD164 gene encoding sialomucin core protein 24, with the protein MGRTLRTFAFPLAVLSVAYCLCGLAAIAAATEDPTVSPPTNVTTANATVAPTANVTVTPTNATTASSNATTASSNVTTASSNATTTSSATTPHTPIANVTNATTHAPPPKTTVTSATTTSTAAGSNTTVTTVAPVPVARKSTFDAASFIGGIVLVLGLQAVIFFLYKFCRSKDRNYHTL; encoded by the exons ATGGGCCGGACACTTCGGACATTTGCGTTCCCGCTCGCCGTCCTTTCCGTGGCGTACTGCCTCTGCGGGCTGGCCGCGATCGCAGCGGCGACCGAGG ATCCCACAGTTTCTCCTCCTACCAATGTCACCACGGCCAATGCCACTGTAGCACCTACTGCCAATGTCACTGTAACACCCACCAATGCCACCACGGCGTCTTCCAATGCCACCACAGCATCTTCCAACGTGACCACGGCGTCTTCCAATGCTACCACAACCAGTTCTGCCACCACACCTCATACTCCTATAG CCAACGTCACCAATGCAACTACTCATGCTCCTCCTCCTAAAACTACCGTGACTTCAGCCACCACGACAAGCACTGCTGCAG GTTCGAATACTACTGTTACTACTGTGGCTCCTGTTCCCGTTGCACGCAAATCTACGTTTGATGCTGCGAGTTTCATAGGTGGGATTGTCCTTGTTCTGGGTCTGCAGgctgttattttctttctgtacaAATTCTGCAGATCTAAAGACCGAAATTACCACACGCTTTAG